From Melanotaenia boesemani isolate fMelBoe1 chromosome 12, fMelBoe1.pri, whole genome shotgun sequence, a single genomic window includes:
- the cfap91 gene encoding cilia- and flagella-associated protein 91 encodes MSTSLTHTVTKKHYDNEAATRERTYDYLYDPVYTVSSELDHTRRGVYAMKGRLRRVPEFASMFSDNPRYTVKLNPVDPVPAFIDHRWRGHAEQRREVLQQLAGFIPNAQTRLKRTKGHVTGADYWKYLKRPLIPLAEEFPPNLILASPRKNFITTDGKNDEQQPTHCTVGVQTDYRENETQTDPYSPEYAVKPGTTASELLQLAALTWGHGLPAGLAEVEMIERLRAKRAWEASLPPLNDLSQLDKRRRMMEEMEAKQWAFREGEIQKLQEARFAVLKDLLRQKEEAQRDLTTERLNRIYSEQQKNKETKLHKIHTDYVRSLRKLEAKRKNVEGKLQRWDIITGSQTYVRQTLRNFSTDSDKFTSHSLISYEGLLELEASVFKPQVLNDVIEAPVNKAVELFKEYKTHREEMKAHMREKSLRFLVKKKKPKPRPVTPRVEQPLEGDEEAEFAAIHLQKLLRGRRIQYEMFKAKENQQALIQELRTVHALQSEEQQLQKADKELVLTLEKQRNQQRLKISQEEASHARVVGAELEQVFDTLSKELIHFQEERRIHAFALLAERERRRREAEESGRRQVEERRRREEDDIFRQVVQVHQESVDMYLEDIILETLEQVADQQAREEIRKKAKELSDIVYSVEESQDNLQSEEIVSELVYSFLVPEVKKSNVRQRVHQKQLKHLQAAQSIIQGTAAPAGIQPPGASQRTSSSVGTSSGVIKEISQAEQGKQTESE; translated from the exons ATGAGTACTTCTTTGACCCACACGGTCACTAAGAAACATTATGATAATGAAGCTGCGACGCGGGAGCGGACTTATGACTACTTATACG ATCCGGTGTACACCGTGTCATCGGAGCTGGACCACACCAGGAGGGGCGTCTATGCGATGAAGGGTCGACTT AGGCGCGTGCCTGAGTTTGCGTCTATGTTTAGTGACAACCCACGCTACACTGTCAAACTGAACCCTGTAGATCCAGTCCCAGCCTTTATTGATCATCGCTGGCGAGGACATGCAGAACAGCGCAGAGAGGTGCTGCAACAGCTGGCTGg CTTTATTCCAAATGCTCAGACAAGGCTGAAAAGGACGAAGGGTCATGTGACCGGGGCTGATTACTGGAAATACTTAAAACG CCCACTGATTCCCTTAGCAGAGGAGTTTCCCCCAAATTTGATTTTGGCATCACCAAG AAAGAACTTTATAACCACTGATGGAAAAAATGATGAGCAACAACCCACTCACTGCACTGTGGGGGTTCAGACGGACTATAGAGAGAATGAAACACAGACCGATCCATACAGTCCTGAGTATGCAGTAAAGCCTGGGACAACTGCTTCAGAGCTTCTGCAACTGGCAGCTTTGACTTGGG GTCATGGTTTGCCAGCAGGCCTGGCTGAGGTGGAAATGATAGAACGGTTACGTGCAAAGCGAGCTTGGGAGGCAAGCCTTCCTCCACTAAATGACTTGAGTCAGCTCGACAAGAGGAGGCGTatgatggaggagatggaggccAAGCAGTGGGCTTTCAGGGAAGGAGAAATACAGAA GTTACAGGAGGCTCGTTTTGCTGTGCTGAAAGACCTGTTGAGGCAGAAAGAAGAGGCGCAGAGGGATCTCACAACGGAGCGACTGAACCGGATATATTCTGAGCAgcaaaaaaacaaggaaaccaAGTTACACAAAATTCACACTGACTATGTCAGAT CACTAAGAAAGCTGGAAGCTAAGAGGAAAAATGTGGAGGGGAAGCTACAGCGATGGGACATCATCACTGGTTCCCAGACATATGTCCGTCAGACCCTCAGGAACTTTTCCACAGACAGTGACAAGTTTACAAGCCACTCCTTAATCTCTTATGAAG GCTTGCTAGAGTTAGAGGCATCAGTCTTCAAGCCTCAAGTCCTCAATGATGTGATCGAAGCCCCTGTGAACAAAGCAGTGGAACTATTTAAGGAATACAag ACCCACAGGGAGGAGATGAAGGCACACATGAGAGAAAAGTCCTTGCGTTTTCTTGTCAAAAAGAAGAAGCCAAAACCTCGTCCTGTCACTCCCAGAGTGGAACAACCTCTAGAG GGAGATGAAGAGGCAGAGTTTGCAGCAATCCACCTGCAGAAATTACTGAGAGGAAGAAGAATCCAGTATGAG ATGTTTAAGGCCAAAGAAAACCAACAGGCGCTAATCCAGGAACTAAGGACAGTCCATGCCCTCCAGAGTGAGGAGCAGCAGTTACAGAAAGCTGACAAAGAACTTGTGTTGACCCTGGAGAAACAGAGAAACCAACAAAGACTAAAG ATCTCTCAAGAAGAGGCATCTCATGCCAGAGTGGTAGGTGCAGAGCTTGAGCAAGTGTTTGACACTTTGTCCAAGGAGCTGATTCATTTTCAGGAGGAGCGCAGGATCCATGCTTTTGCACTTCTGGCTGAGCGAGAGCGTCGTCGCCGAGAGGCTGAGGAGAGTGGAAGGAGACAGGTGGAGGAACGCAGGCGCAGAGAGGAGGATGACATCTTCAGACAa GTGGTACAGGTTCACCAGGAAAGTGTGGATATGTATTTAGAGGACATCATATTGGAGACCTTGGAGCAGGTAGCTGACCAGCAGGCCAGAGAGGAGATCCGTAAGAAGGCCAAAGAGCTCAGTGATATTGTTTATTCTGTGGAGGAAAG CCAGGACAACCTTCAGTCAGAGGAAATAGTGTCAGAGCTTGTGTACAGCTTTCTTGTCCCAGAAGTGAAGAAGAGCAATGTCAGGCAAAgag TGCACCAAAAGCAGCTTAAACACCTGCAGGCTGCTCAAAGCATCATTCAGGGGACTGCTGCACCTGCTGGGATCCAGCCTCCAGGAGCATCTCAGAGAACTAGTTCCAGTGTAGGAACCTCCAGTGGGGTCATCAAGGAGATAAGCCAAGCAGAGCAGGGGAAACAAACAGAATCCGAGTAA
- the si:ch211-214p13.9 gene encoding uncharacterized protein si:ch211-214p13.9 isoform X2 — protein sequence MPVFSALRQAGIVKPCASSPCRSPMFPVKKVRDAGEPEEWRFCQDLQRVNSAVQPRAPSVPNPCTVLSQIPQDSSWYSVCDLSNAFFSIRIHEDSQFWFAFEFLGQTWTFSRLCQGFCTSPTIFNAAMRESLSGLVLPPDTTLCQYMDDLLIASKTREECEEATIALLKHLAEQGHKASLKKLQFVQQTVTFLGHVISAGSRAISSKRVSAIQNIPRPRTKKQLMSFLGTTSYCRNFIPNYSIMEAPLSALSHGKGLRPGDAISWNEDAERAFVDLKLALQTAPTLGLPDPEKPFVQAVDERNGSMTSVLLQTHGGTSGNPSVTSNTTSPKVYVYRETDFTVGSNVDLTCSNKTWSDLIFVIWDIKLKHRAETCRISGSNLGKSGDTCNDGKTLQNTSSVQPYLHIPNFSADDVGIYTCESVYRGGNENYVITVTATVPPKISAWLEFKHNKTVAVCSAEGGNPAANISWTHTGNTTVLTVKHETEGYFTVDSTLELPDTKIPENLTCVISHKSWEEDRTLVPKFKEGQFSTNGTEQDGKILDYSSFPWIRVIVVIVFLGGFLLYAVKKPIKLRWKK from the exons ATGCCTGTGTTTTCTGCTCTTCGACAGGCAGGAATAGTCAAACCCTGTGCTTCCTCTCCTTGCCGTTCTCCTATGTTTCCTGTAAAAAAGGTCAGGGATGCGGGTGAGCCAGAGGAATGGAGATTTTGTCAGGACCTTCAAAGAGTCAACTCTGCGGTTCAACCCCGTGCACCATCAGTTCCGAACCCTTGCACGGTACTGTCTCAGATTCCACAGGATTCTTCTTGGTATAGTGTCTGTGATTTGAGTAATGCTTTCTTCTCAATCAGGATACATGAAGACAGCCAGTTCTGGTTTGCTTTTGAGTTCCTAGGTCAAACCTGGACCTTCAGTCGTTTGTGCCAGGGGTTCTGCACGAGCCCCACCATTTTCAACGCCGCCATGAGGGAAAGTTTGTCTGGCTTGGTCCTTCCTCCTGATACCACTCTATGTCAGTACATGGATGACCTTTTGATTGCTTCTAAAACACGTGAGGAGTGTGAGGAGGCCACTATTGCACTGTTGAAACATCTAGCTGAACAGGGTCACAAAGCTAGTCTGAAAAAGCTGCAATTTGTGCAGCAAACAGTTACATTTCTGGGTCATGTGATCTCCGCAGGTAGCCGTGCCATCTCTTCGAAGCGTGTGTCTGCTATCCAGAACATTCCTCGACCTCGCACTAAAAAACAGCTCATGTCTTTTCTGGGGACAACTTCCTATTGCAGGAATTTCATTCCTAATTATTCTATCATGGAAGCACCGTTGTCAGCACTCAGTCATGGTAAGGGACTGAGACCAGGTGATGCCATCTCCTGGAATGAGGATGCAGAACGTGCATTTGTTGATCTGAAGCTGGCACTACAAACTGCCCCCACTCTGGGCCTGCCAGATCCTGAGAAACCATTCGTTCAGGCAGTGGATGAGAGAAATGGCTCGATGACTTCAGTCCTGCTCCAGACTCACGGAG GAACTAGTGGAAATCCTTCTGTGACCTCCAACACAACTTCTCCTAAGGTTTATG TTTACAGAGAGACAGATTTCACTGTTGGAAGTAATGTTGACCTGACATGTAGCAATAAGACATGGAGTGATTTGATATTTGTTATCTGGGATATAAAACTGAAACACAGAGCTGAGACCTGCAGGATCTCAGGTAGCAATCTTGGTAAGAGCGGAGACACCTGCAATGATGGCAAGACTCTCCAAAACACTTCCAGTGTTCAGCCATACCTGCACATCCCAAACTTTTCAGCTGATGATGTGGGGATCTATACGTGTGAGTCGGTCTACAGAGGAGGAAATGAAAATTATGTCATCACAGTGACTGCCACAG TTCCTCCTAAAATATCTGCTTGGTTAGAGTTTAAGCACAACAAGACGGTAGCAGTATGCAGCGCTGAAGGAGGAAATCCTGCTGCCAACATCAGCTGGACACACACAGGAAACACAACAGTTTTGACAGTGAAACATGAGACAGAGGGATATTTTACAGTAGACAGTACTCTGGAGCTCcctgacaccaagattcctgaaAACCTGACCTGTGTTATCAGTCACAAGTCCTGGGAAGAAGATCGGACTCTGGTACCAAAGTTTAAAGAAGGTCAATTTTCTACAAACGGGACAGAACAGGACGGAAAGATTTtag ATTATTCCTCCTTCCCGTGGATACGTGTCATTGTGGTAATCGTATTTTTAGGAGGATTCTTGCTTTATGCAGTAAAGAAACCCATAAAGTTAAG GTGGAAGAAGTAA